In Brevibacillus brevis NBRC 100599, a single genomic region encodes these proteins:
- a CDS encoding TetR/AcrR family transcriptional regulator, translated as MSENSLPTAVLTKKGQETRKKILDAAEHVFGELGYYDASIVLITQHAQVSQGTFYNYFESKKAIYDELIRQLSRELRSTIKEAIMGATTQEENLRLGFLAFFRWIKHHRNMYSIIQQAALVDQELYRWYYAKLAAGYVRSLKNAMNEGAFREMDHETLAYCLMSIGQFIGMRWVYWENEDVPEEVLETAMSMIMKGIAAKP; from the coding sequence GTGTCAGAAAATAGTCTACCTACCGCTGTTTTAACCAAGAAAGGACAGGAAACCCGCAAAAAAATACTGGATGCCGCAGAGCATGTGTTTGGCGAGCTGGGTTATTATGATGCCTCTATCGTCTTGATCACGCAGCATGCACAGGTGTCCCAAGGAACGTTTTACAATTATTTCGAGTCGAAGAAAGCGATTTATGATGAATTGATCAGGCAGCTGAGTAGAGAGCTACGTTCCACGATCAAAGAAGCGATCATGGGAGCAACCACGCAAGAAGAGAATTTGCGCCTAGGATTTCTGGCCTTTTTTCGTTGGATCAAACATCATCGCAATATGTACAGCATTATTCAACAGGCTGCACTCGTCGACCAGGAGCTGTATCGCTGGTATTACGCCAAACTGGCAGCCGGGTACGTACGAAGTTTGAAGAACGCCATGAACGAAGGTGCGTTTCGAGAGATGGATCATGAGACGCTGGCTTATTGTCTCATGTCGATCGGACAATTCATCGGGATGCGTTGGGTTTACTGGGAAAATGAAGACGTACCGGAAGAGGTGTTAGAAACAGCCATGTCGATGATTATGAAAGGGATTGCTGCCAAGCCGTAA
- a CDS encoding o-succinylbenzoate--CoA ligase, translating to MHGIAYWIEKRARITPTRIAVIANEQSLTYQQMNEQIQRVANYLRHELQVKKGDRIGILSQNSLEYVLLLFAIAKLGAIAVPFNIRLTPAELDYQFEDSGIRVLCAQPEFAATIELIKAKASVAHMIWLEPGELPWSQDGPSESSQHSRIDADDGSGDDPYIICYTSGTTGKPKGAVLTQENMFWNSVHNVAALDLTSEDCSIVLLPLFHIGGIGLFAFPTWLAGGRVVVAGKFDPDKAIQLIETHRVTIVMGVPAIHEAIRQSPLFATTSFDSVRWFYNGGAPCPMELIQHFQERGLPFGQGYGLTETSPTVFMIAKEDARRKAGSIGKPVMFCEVRLISDDGKDVGQGEIGELLVKGPNVMKEYWNRPEETANTIRDGWLYTGDLARFDEEGFAYIVGRRKDMIISGGENIYPLELEQVIGELDGVQEAAVVGVPDEKWGEVAKAFIVPKSGAVITEAHIKEHCEQRLAKYKIPKSFVFLTELPRNATGKIVKQALTRLKTDSITQ from the coding sequence ATGCACGGAATTGCTTATTGGATTGAAAAGCGAGCCCGAATCACTCCGACGCGGATCGCAGTGATTGCCAACGAGCAATCACTTACGTATCAGCAAATGAATGAGCAGATCCAACGTGTTGCCAACTATTTACGACATGAGCTACAGGTCAAAAAGGGGGACCGGATCGGCATTTTGTCCCAAAACAGTTTGGAGTATGTGCTTCTGCTGTTTGCCATCGCCAAACTCGGTGCGATAGCCGTCCCCTTTAATATCCGCTTGACCCCTGCAGAATTAGATTATCAGTTTGAGGATAGTGGTATTCGCGTGTTATGTGCCCAGCCAGAGTTCGCTGCTACCATTGAGTTGATCAAGGCGAAGGCAAGTGTTGCGCACATGATATGGCTGGAACCGGGAGAACTTCCTTGGAGCCAGGATGGGCCGAGTGAGTCATCCCAGCACAGTAGGATCGACGCAGATGACGGCAGTGGAGATGATCCATACATCATTTGCTACACATCAGGAACGACAGGAAAGCCTAAGGGAGCAGTGCTCACCCAAGAAAACATGTTCTGGAACTCCGTACACAATGTAGCCGCGCTTGATCTCACCTCAGAAGACTGCTCGATTGTCTTATTGCCACTCTTTCATATCGGGGGAATCGGACTGTTCGCCTTCCCTACATGGCTTGCTGGCGGACGCGTCGTTGTAGCCGGGAAGTTCGACCCTGATAAAGCGATTCAACTAATCGAAACGCACCGAGTCACCATCGTGATGGGTGTGCCCGCCATCCATGAAGCCATTCGTCAAAGCCCTTTATTTGCAACCACATCATTCGATTCCGTCCGTTGGTTCTACAACGGCGGCGCTCCATGCCCCATGGAACTCATCCAGCATTTTCAGGAGCGAGGCCTCCCTTTTGGACAAGGATACGGCCTAACAGAAACATCCCCCACCGTGTTTATGATTGCCAAGGAAGATGCGAGAAGAAAAGCAGGCTCAATCGGAAAGCCCGTCATGTTTTGTGAAGTCCGCCTGATCTCGGATGACGGAAAAGACGTGGGTCAGGGCGAAATCGGAGAATTGCTTGTCAAAGGCCCGAATGTGATGAAGGAATACTGGAACAGACCAGAAGAAACAGCCAATACCATCCGCGATGGGTGGCTGTACACAGGGGATTTGGCGCGTTTTGATGAAGAAGGGTTCGCTTATATCGTAGGAAGACGCAAAGACATGATTATCTCAGGCGGGGAGAACATTTATCCGCTGGAGCTGGAACAGGTCATCGGCGAGCTGGATGGTGTTCAGGAAGCCGCAGTCGTCGGTGTACCCGATGAAAAATGGGGAGAGGTCGCGAAGGCGTTTATCGTGCCCAAATCAGGTGCAGTCATCACGGAAGCACACATCAAAGAACACTGTGAGCAAAGACTGGCGAAGTATAAAATCCCGAAGTCATTCGTGTTTTTAACTGAGCTGCCACGCAATGCGACAGGGAAAATTGTCAAGCAAGCATTGACCAGATTGAAAACAGATTCCATTACACAATGA
- a CDS encoding MaoC family dehydratase, whose amino-acid sequence MARFAIGEQASFSRTITETDIVLFAGMSGDYNPVHIDQQYAKDTRFGQRISHGLLTASMLSRLLGMQLPGIGSIYKDQTISFTAPVLIGDTITATATVLEYQEERGIIRLLTECTNQHGKVVLTGTATMLVPREGAKV is encoded by the coding sequence ATGGCGAGATTTGCAATAGGGGAGCAAGCATCTTTTAGCAGAACGATTACGGAGACTGATATCGTTCTATTTGCGGGAATGAGTGGGGATTATAATCCGGTGCACATTGACCAACAGTACGCAAAAGACACGCGATTCGGCCAGCGTATCTCACATGGACTGTTGACGGCTAGCATGTTGTCCAGATTGCTCGGGATGCAGCTGCCTGGCATCGGTTCCATTTACAAAGACCAGACCATTTCGTTTACGGCTCCGGTATTGATCGGAGACACGATCACCGCGACCGCCACTGTGCTGGAGTATCAAGAAGAGCGTGGCATCATCCGATTGCTTACGGAATGCACGAATCAGCATGGAAAAGTAGTTCTGACTGGAACAGCGACGATGCTCGTACCGAGGGAAGGAGCGAAAGTATGA
- a CDS encoding 3-oxoacyl-ACP synthase, with protein MNHLEANTIQEQTIGVEATSVFFPEGVETAECLAEKTGIPTQVIIEKFGLYQKHVADDTLHASDLAVLAAQQLTGSVIDPSEIDVIIYFGSPHKDYYVWSSAPKITYELKATNAYGFEMMNVSSCFPIALKVAKDMLTADASIENILLVAGCKESQIVDYDNPRSRFMFNFADGGTAALVKRGATKSRILHSCVITDGSFHDDVRVPAGGSRHQPSHETVENRLHYIDVPNPSDMKERLDPISIPNFVHVVEQALAKSNRSLRDLKLLLPLHTKRSMFLELLERLQLSEEQAVYLDHYGHLSALDPCIGLHVAQQEGRLSPGDIVVAVSAGTGYTWAATVLEWLAESQ; from the coding sequence ATGAATCATCTTGAAGCGAATACGATCCAAGAGCAGACCATCGGAGTGGAAGCGACGTCCGTATTTTTTCCTGAAGGTGTAGAAACAGCTGAATGTTTGGCTGAAAAGACAGGAATCCCCACGCAAGTCATTATCGAAAAATTCGGTCTTTATCAGAAGCATGTCGCAGATGACACCCTTCATGCATCAGACCTCGCTGTGCTCGCTGCCCAACAGCTGACCGGCTCGGTGATCGATCCATCTGAGATTGACGTGATTATTTACTTTGGCAGCCCGCACAAAGATTACTATGTATGGTCCAGCGCACCGAAGATTACATACGAGCTAAAAGCGACAAACGCATACGGTTTCGAGATGATGAACGTCAGCTCTTGTTTTCCAATCGCCTTGAAGGTTGCCAAAGATATGCTGACGGCAGATGCATCCATTGAAAACATCTTGCTGGTTGCTGGCTGTAAAGAATCACAAATCGTCGATTACGACAATCCTCGCTCACGCTTCATGTTTAATTTTGCAGATGGGGGGACAGCGGCTCTCGTAAAACGTGGAGCTACTAAGAGCAGAATTCTCCACAGCTGTGTCATTACCGATGGTTCTTTTCACGATGATGTAAGGGTACCCGCTGGCGGCTCAAGGCACCAGCCTAGCCATGAAACGGTGGAAAACAGACTTCATTACATCGATGTGCCGAATCCGAGCGATATGAAAGAACGGCTTGATCCCATCTCGATACCAAACTTTGTTCATGTGGTAGAGCAGGCATTGGCAAAAAGTAATCGTTCCTTGCGTGATTTGAAGCTGCTGCTTCCTTTGCACACAAAGCGTTCGATGTTCCTGGAACTATTGGAACGTTTGCAACTGAGCGAGGAGCAGGCCGTCTATCTCGATCATTACGGGCATTTGTCTGCACTCGACCCGTGTATTGGACTGCATGTCGCACAGCAAGAGGGACGTCTTTCCCCAGGGGATATTGTCGTAGCGGTCAGTGCTGGGACTGGATATACGTGGGCTGCAACCGTCCTGGAATGGTTAGCCGAATCGCAATGA
- a CDS encoding substrate-binding domain-containing protein: MSVVLVVGCSQNESASSGGGNTIKVGVLASLTGPLESYGKQTARGFELGLDYATEGKREIGGKKIEFVMEDTETKPDVAVQKATKLLETDKVDFLVGSSSSGDTLAVLPLAEEYKKIMVVEPAVADSITGKNWNKYIFRTGRNSSQDAVAGAAAIASKGTKIATMAQDSAYGREGIEAFKTAAEKLGAVIIEEQYVDTSTTDFTANIQKIISAKPEYVFITWAGSNSPWKQLQDMQVQKKGIKVSTGAPDIAALKTMEAMIGMEGFSVYYHSLPKTKMNDWLIDEHQKRFQGEIPDLFTAGGMTAAVAIVEALKKTNADTDSEKLIAAMEGMTFDSPKGQMQFRVEDHQALQTLYAIKLEKKEGVDHPVPVLVREMTMEETAPPVRNQK; the protein is encoded by the coding sequence ATGTCTGTCGTGCTTGTTGTTGGCTGCAGCCAAAATGAAAGCGCTTCATCTGGTGGCGGCAATACGATCAAGGTAGGCGTACTCGCTTCGCTCACAGGTCCACTGGAGAGCTACGGCAAGCAGACGGCAAGAGGTTTTGAGCTCGGACTCGATTATGCAACAGAAGGCAAGCGAGAGATCGGTGGCAAAAAGATCGAGTTTGTCATGGAGGATACGGAGACGAAGCCGGATGTCGCCGTCCAAAAAGCAACGAAGCTCCTGGAAACTGATAAGGTAGATTTTCTCGTAGGCTCCTCGAGTTCAGGCGATACGCTAGCTGTCCTTCCTCTGGCAGAGGAGTACAAAAAAATCATGGTCGTAGAGCCAGCAGTAGCAGATAGTATCACCGGGAAAAACTGGAACAAATACATTTTTCGCACAGGTCGAAATTCTTCACAGGACGCAGTAGCAGGCGCTGCGGCAATTGCTTCTAAAGGAACAAAGATCGCGACAATGGCTCAAGACAGCGCCTACGGTCGAGAAGGGATCGAAGCCTTTAAGACCGCCGCTGAAAAATTAGGGGCTGTCATTATCGAAGAGCAATACGTGGACACGAGCACGACTGATTTTACAGCCAACATTCAAAAAATCATTAGCGCTAAACCCGAGTATGTGTTCATCACGTGGGCAGGCTCGAACTCCCCGTGGAAACAGCTGCAAGATATGCAGGTTCAGAAAAAAGGCATCAAGGTGTCTACGGGAGCGCCTGATATCGCTGCATTGAAAACGATGGAGGCAATGATCGGGATGGAAGGCTTCTCGGTGTATTACCATTCGCTCCCCAAAACGAAAATGAACGACTGGCTCATCGATGAGCACCAGAAGCGTTTTCAAGGCGAGATTCCAGATTTATTTACGGCAGGCGGGATGACGGCAGCCGTAGCGATTGTGGAAGCACTGAAAAAGACGAACGCCGATACAGATTCGGAGAAGTTGATTGCTGCGATGGAAGGCATGACCTTTGATTCGCCGAAGGGTCAGATGCAGTTCCGGGTGGAGGACCATCAGGCACTGCAAACATTGTACGCGATCAAGCTAGAGAAAAAAGAAGGAGTCGATCATCCGGTCCCTGTGCTCGTTCGGGAGATGACGATGGAAGAGACAGCACCGCCTGTCAGGAACCAGAAGTAG
- a CDS encoding ABC transporter ATP-binding protein, whose protein sequence is MSYLLETVDASVAFGEQTVINKVSLRIPKQRFTSIIGPNGAGKTTLFNLLSGQLTPSQGTIKYKGQEITHLPPAARARMGIGRSFQLTNLFPKLTVRENIRLAVQASQGVRFRLWISQADQMRQAEEVERLLHLVLLEKKADVLASLLAHGEKRKLELAMLLGLRPDVLLLDEPTAGISLEEVPAVLRVIESIKESNSCTIILIEHKMDMVKSLSDHMVVLFHGELLAEGTPTDMMRNEQVQSAYLGGLYKHDAAT, encoded by the coding sequence ATGAGTTACTTGTTGGAAACGGTTGACGCAAGCGTAGCATTCGGGGAGCAAACAGTCATAAACAAGGTATCGCTACGCATACCGAAGCAGCGATTTACTTCGATCATTGGACCGAATGGAGCTGGAAAGACGACGCTGTTTAACCTGTTAAGCGGACAGCTTACTCCCTCGCAAGGAACAATCAAGTACAAGGGACAAGAGATTACACACTTGCCCCCAGCAGCACGAGCGAGAATGGGGATTGGCCGATCGTTTCAATTGACAAACTTATTTCCCAAGCTAACGGTGCGGGAAAATATTCGATTAGCCGTGCAAGCTTCGCAGGGAGTTCGGTTTCGTCTATGGATTTCCCAGGCAGATCAGATGCGACAGGCTGAGGAAGTTGAACGATTGCTACATCTGGTATTGCTGGAGAAAAAGGCAGATGTGTTGGCAAGCCTACTGGCGCATGGGGAAAAACGAAAGCTGGAGCTGGCCATGCTCCTTGGACTGCGTCCGGATGTTCTTTTACTCGACGAACCGACGGCGGGGATTTCGCTGGAGGAAGTCCCGGCTGTATTGAGAGTGATCGAATCCATAAAGGAAAGCAATTCGTGCACGATCATCCTCATCGAACACAAGATGGACATGGTCAAATCACTCTCCGATCACATGGTCGTTCTGTTTCATGGAGAGCTATTGGCTGAGGGAACCCCGACTGACATGATGCGAAATGAACAGGTGCAATCTGCCTACTTGGGAGGGTTGTATAAGCATGATGCTGCAACTTGA
- a CDS encoding ABC transporter ATP-binding protein: protein MMLQLDQIETYLDQFHILQGVSLSVQAGSITVLFGRNGAGKTTTLRSIMGLAPIRHGQVRYRGEEIGHLPTYSIARKGIGYVPENQGIFHDFTVEETFRLAMQKNDDEQKEKLAWMLDLFPDLHHYWKKKSGHLSGGQKQMLAIARAYVNSNGLLLIDEPSKGLAPIMVEKLMFHIESMKEKTTVLLVEQNFMMASMIGEQYYLMDEGKIVRSGAMQELKDDADTRQKYLGIA, encoded by the coding sequence ATGATGCTGCAACTTGATCAGATTGAAACGTACCTCGACCAGTTTCACATCTTGCAAGGTGTCTCGCTCTCTGTGCAAGCAGGTAGTATTACTGTCCTGTTTGGTCGAAACGGCGCTGGCAAAACAACGACGCTTCGTTCCATCATGGGGCTTGCCCCGATCCGTCATGGTCAGGTTCGCTATCGAGGAGAAGAAATCGGACATTTGCCGACCTATTCCATCGCACGTAAAGGGATTGGGTATGTGCCCGAGAATCAAGGGATTTTTCATGATTTTACGGTAGAAGAGACGTTCCGGCTCGCCATGCAAAAAAATGACGACGAACAAAAAGAAAAGCTGGCGTGGATGCTCGATCTTTTTCCAGACCTGCATCACTACTGGAAAAAGAAAAGTGGGCACTTAAGCGGTGGTCAAAAACAAATGCTTGCGATTGCACGAGCTTACGTGAACAGCAACGGACTCTTGTTAATAGACGAACCGAGCAAGGGGCTTGCACCCATCATGGTTGAAAAACTCATGTTCCACATCGAATCGATGAAAGAGAAAACGACCGTGCTATTAGTTGAACAAAACTTTATGATGGCGAGCATGATTGGCGAGCAGTACTACTTGATGGATGAAGGGAAAATTGTCCGCAGTGGCGCGATGCAGGAGTTGAAGGATGATGCAGATACGCGACAAAAATATTTGGGTATTGCATGA
- a CDS encoding branched-chain amino acid ABC transporter permease, whose product MDVAINLLVNGLATGTLIFLLASGLTLIFGLMSVLNFAHGGLFAWGAFAGVWLFGVTDSFLLAIVGAAVIGMLLGFVLERVLIRPVYGDHIQQLLVTLGGMLVISELLKVFWSPNPIRAGLPDYLQGSIELGDIILITYRLFVIAVGIAVYVGLHLLLTRTRLGLIVRAGVIDKEMVQALGINIKQVFTFVFLLGAGMAALGGSLLAPYSGVIFAEMGMQYAILAFIVVIVGGMGSVQGSMIAALLVGVLGSFMAYFVPELSLAVNMLLMLAVLLIKPSGLFGAKG is encoded by the coding sequence ATGGATGTCGCGATAAATTTGCTTGTAAATGGACTGGCGACAGGCACACTCATTTTCTTGCTCGCTTCCGGGCTCACGTTGATCTTTGGCTTAATGAGTGTGTTGAACTTTGCCCACGGCGGATTGTTTGCCTGGGGAGCCTTTGCTGGTGTATGGCTTTTCGGAGTGACCGATAGCTTTCTTCTGGCCATCGTAGGTGCTGCCGTCATCGGGATGCTGCTCGGTTTCGTGCTAGAGCGCGTTCTGATCCGTCCCGTGTATGGTGATCATATTCAGCAACTGCTTGTGACATTGGGCGGAATGCTCGTGATCAGTGAATTGCTCAAGGTGTTTTGGAGCCCCAATCCCATTCGGGCAGGATTACCAGATTATTTGCAAGGGAGCATCGAGCTTGGCGACATCATACTAATTACGTATCGCTTGTTTGTCATCGCAGTGGGAATAGCGGTGTACGTCGGGTTGCACCTGCTATTGACGAGAACGAGACTAGGCTTGATCGTCCGAGCGGGCGTCATCGATAAGGAAATGGTGCAGGCACTCGGCATCAATATTAAACAAGTGTTTACTTTCGTCTTTTTGCTGGGGGCAGGCATGGCTGCGCTGGGAGGAAGTCTGCTAGCCCCGTATTCGGGGGTGATTTTTGCGGAAATGGGTATGCAGTATGCGATTCTGGCATTCATCGTCGTCATTGTCGGTGGGATGGGAAGCGTTCAAGGCTCTATGATTGCGGCGCTTTTAGTAGGGGTGCTCGGCTCGTTTATGGCATACTTCGTTCCAGAGCTTTCACTGGCAGTGAACATGCTGCTGATGCTGGCAGTGCTGCTTATCAAACCATCCGGCCTGTTTGGAGCGAAGGGGTGA
- a CDS encoding branched-chain amino acid ABC transporter permease codes for MTTSGLLNHRFILFVFLSLAVLPFLSDSRSLYILFTQIFIFAIFAMSFDLLLGYTGIVSFGHCMFFGIGAYSVSLFLKNFDASIGYFLLGVLVAIMLSGILSYVIGMLSLRLKSHFYAMLTLAISQLLFVLAEKWRSLTMGGDGFTFPVPELFRDRLSFYYVCLLLMVMLFVILRAFTRSPLGKVLKAIGQNEQRAEALGYQILHYKVIVSIVAGVVAAISGGLYAVMLRFVNTQVFSIETTLDALLMSMIGGLGTLFGSILGSGIVELAHHGLTELAKLHPIFERWVIFLGLLYILVVLCFPSGIVGSFQEWREKRKQRSVQAATIVEPVE; via the coding sequence TTGACTACATCCGGATTGTTGAATCATCGTTTTATCCTCTTTGTGTTTTTGTCTTTAGCCGTTTTGCCGTTTCTTTCAGACTCGCGAAGCCTGTACATCTTGTTCACCCAAATCTTTATCTTTGCAATTTTTGCGATGAGCTTTGATTTGTTGCTCGGCTATACGGGGATCGTCTCATTTGGACACTGTATGTTTTTCGGTATAGGTGCGTACTCTGTGTCTTTATTCCTGAAAAACTTTGACGCGTCGATCGGCTATTTCTTACTTGGTGTACTCGTTGCCATCATGCTATCTGGGATTCTTAGCTATGTGATCGGGATGCTATCCTTGCGCTTAAAAAGTCATTTTTATGCGATGCTGACGTTGGCGATTTCCCAGCTGCTATTCGTATTGGCAGAGAAATGGCGCTCGCTGACGATGGGGGGAGATGGCTTCACCTTCCCGGTGCCTGAGCTGTTTCGGGATCGTTTGTCCTTTTACTATGTATGCCTGCTCTTAATGGTCATGCTGTTCGTCATCTTGCGTGCGTTTACGCGCTCTCCACTCGGCAAGGTACTGAAAGCCATCGGTCAAAATGAACAACGCGCGGAAGCGTTAGGCTATCAAATTCTTCATTATAAGGTTATCGTCAGTATCGTCGCTGGAGTGGTTGCAGCGATTAGTGGGGGCTTGTACGCGGTCATGCTGCGATTCGTAAACACCCAAGTGTTTTCGATTGAAACGACACTGGATGCACTCTTGATGAGCATGATCGGTGGGCTGGGAACGCTATTTGGCTCTATTTTGGGGTCGGGGATCGTAGAGCTGGCGCATCACGGATTGACTGAGTTGGCAAAGCTTCACCCGATATTCGAGAGATGGGTCATATTCCTTGGCTTGCTCTATATTTTGGTCGTGCTCTGCTTTCCGAGCGGAATTGTCGGCAGCTTTCAAGAGTGGAGGGAAAAAAGAAAACAGCGTTCCGTGCAGGCTGCGACGATCGTAGAGCCAGTAGAGTGA